Proteins encoded by one window of Engraulis encrasicolus isolate BLACKSEA-1 chromosome 21, IST_EnEncr_1.0, whole genome shotgun sequence:
- the nat16l gene encoding N-acetyltransferase 16, like isoform X2 gives MGVALESGVLVDGGRTVVVEGLRVCPTERGRGVAGTIQGFADSYLKKLYPSIQVKRMTRGDDPGPEKLSKFKLLARRAVLSLLGEAEDFDGFTEALKARLMSENAGGGAVHLPLQTEDKQLRTILLQPDLAQRLQLPGGSIIQDWQPLEPIESNLAVLRRRNLTWFVAAGSGGSPDNNRPAFLSFYTPPYPVPYGFRLNIDLYGTDPSLARGALVANLDRVRAQLRGKVAMHLYMHQAVAESLKEFCQTQSSVQWGQWRSIWEQLFLERDF, from the exons ATGGGG GTTGCTTTGGAGTCTGGGGTGCTGGTGGATGGTGGCCGTACAGTGGTGGTGGAGGGCTTACGAGTATGTCCCACTGAGAGGGGACGCGGAGTGGCCGGGACCATCCAGGGGTTTGCTGACAGCTACTTGAAGAAGCTCTATCCCAGCATCCAGGTTAAGCGGATGACCAGAGGAGATGACCCAGGACCAGAAAAGCTGTCAAAGTTTAAACTGCTGGCACGGAGG GCTGTTTTGTCCTTACTTGGTGAGGCGGAGGACTTTGATGGCTTTACCGAGGCCCTGAAGGCCAGGTTGATGTCGGAGAACGCAGGTGGAGGAGCAG TACACCTGCCCCTGCAGACGGAGGATAAGCAGCTGAGGACTATCTTACTGCAGCCAGACCTCGCCCAGAGACTCCAGCTCCCTGGCGGCTCCATCATCCAGGACTGGCAGCCCCTGGAGCCAATAGAAAGCAACCTGGCCGTGCTGAGGAGACGGAACCTCACGTGGTTTGTTGCTGCCGGTAGCGGTGGGTCACCTGACAACAACAGACCGGCCTTCCTGAGTTTCTACACGCCCCCGTACCCAGTGCCGTACGGCTTTCGTCTCAACATCGACTTGTACGGTACGGACCCAAGCCTGGCGCGTGGGGCACTGGTGGCCAACCTGGATAGGGTCAGGGCGCAGTTGAGGGGTAAAGTGGCTATGCACTTGTACATGCACCAAGCTGTGGCGGAGAGCCTCAAGGAGTTCTGCCAGACGCAGTCGAGCGTGCAGTGGGGGCAGTGGAGGAGCATCTGGGAGCAGCTGTTTCTGGAAAGAGATTTTTAA
- the nat16l gene encoding N-acetyltransferase 16, like isoform X1, whose translation MEPGCVGENDGLTFWLAKPEDYADVMSISMDIYGGNDYLPHRYHEWMTEPDRVVLLARRTGKLVALESGVLVDGGRTVVVEGLRVCPTERGRGVAGTIQGFADSYLKKLYPSIQVKRMTRGDDPGPEKLSKFKLLARRAVLSLLGEAEDFDGFTEALKARLMSENAGGGAVHLPLQTEDKQLRTILLQPDLAQRLQLPGGSIIQDWQPLEPIESNLAVLRRRNLTWFVAAGSGGSPDNNRPAFLSFYTPPYPVPYGFRLNIDLYGTDPSLARGALVANLDRVRAQLRGKVAMHLYMHQAVAESLKEFCQTQSSVQWGQWRSIWEQLFLERDF comes from the exons ATGGAGCCCGGGTGTGTAGGTGAAAATGACGGTCTGACATTTTGGCTGGCCAAACCTGAGGATTACGCGGATGTCATGTCCATATCCATGGACATATACGGGGGCAACGACTACCTCCCACACCGATATCATGAGTGGATGACCGAGCCGGACCGTGTGGTACTGTTGGCCCGGAGAACAGGCAAGCTG GTTGCTTTGGAGTCTGGGGTGCTGGTGGATGGTGGCCGTACAGTGGTGGTGGAGGGCTTACGAGTATGTCCCACTGAGAGGGGACGCGGAGTGGCCGGGACCATCCAGGGGTTTGCTGACAGCTACTTGAAGAAGCTCTATCCCAGCATCCAGGTTAAGCGGATGACCAGAGGAGATGACCCAGGACCAGAAAAGCTGTCAAAGTTTAAACTGCTGGCACGGAGG GCTGTTTTGTCCTTACTTGGTGAGGCGGAGGACTTTGATGGCTTTACCGAGGCCCTGAAGGCCAGGTTGATGTCGGAGAACGCAGGTGGAGGAGCAG TACACCTGCCCCTGCAGACGGAGGATAAGCAGCTGAGGACTATCTTACTGCAGCCAGACCTCGCCCAGAGACTCCAGCTCCCTGGCGGCTCCATCATCCAGGACTGGCAGCCCCTGGAGCCAATAGAAAGCAACCTGGCCGTGCTGAGGAGACGGAACCTCACGTGGTTTGTTGCTGCCGGTAGCGGTGGGTCACCTGACAACAACAGACCGGCCTTCCTGAGTTTCTACACGCCCCCGTACCCAGTGCCGTACGGCTTTCGTCTCAACATCGACTTGTACGGTACGGACCCAAGCCTGGCGCGTGGGGCACTGGTGGCCAACCTGGATAGGGTCAGGGCGCAGTTGAGGGGTAAAGTGGCTATGCACTTGTACATGCACCAAGCTGTGGCGGAGAGCCTCAAGGAGTTCTGCCAGACGCAGTCGAGCGTGCAGTGGGGGCAGTGGAGGAGCATCTGGGAGCAGCTGTTTCTGGAAAGAGATTTTTAA